ATGTCCCTCATTTGGAAGTCTGGAATGAGCCCATAATTTACCAGATCTTCCCAATCCACACTGAATTTCATCGTATATTAAAAGGGCCTTATGCTTCTGGcacaacttcttcaaagcaaCCAAAAACTCGGTGCTCTGAGGATGCAcacctccttctccttgaaTAGGCTCGATAATGACACCACAAGTTTTGTCACTAATCAAACTTTCAACCGATGATATATCTCCAGGCGTAGCGACAGACACACCGGGAACCAATGGAGCAAATGGCTTCTGGTATTTAGGGTTAGGAGTTACTGCCAAAGAGCCGAAAGTTCTACCGTGGAAAGAGTTTTCAAACGTAATGAACTCAGTTTTatcagaagagattgaagtACCGTACTTTCTCGCAAACTTCAATGCAGCTTCATTGGCTTCAGTACCCGAGTTGCAAAGAAACACCTTGGATGCATTGTACATACCTCCAAATTGCTTGGTTTTTTCAACCAGTAATTTACTGAGTTCAAGAGTCCATAGATTATGGTACAAATTGGAGCTATGAACCAACGTTTTGGCCTGATCAAACATAATCTTTGCAACTTCAGGGTTGGAATGACCCAAAGCGGTAACGGCAATTCCTGCAAAGAAATCTATGTACTTCTTACCTTCAAGGTCCCATAGATAAGGGCCTTTACCCTTTTCCAGAACAATTGTAGGTCTGCTATACGTCGTCACGGCATATTTGCCGTTACTATCTATAAACGATTTTGAGCCCAATGCAGCATTGAGGACAGCTTTCGATGTAGAGAGCAGACGTTTTTGAGCCAACAGGCTGAATGGCCTGAAGACGAATCTTAACATGATGAAAGATGGATAGCAAAGATTGAACAGATATCGGGTAAAGAGAATGCCAGGGAAAaaatcttttcaaagaagccTACCCGggtatatatatactcTTCGTGAGTCAGAgtaaaaaggaaaaaaattttcaagaCGATAGAAATGGATCCAAGACAATACCCGCGCTTACTACAAAATTACCTAAACGGGCAGCtatgatttttttttcttctctttagtTAATGTGCATAAATTATGAATTTATGCGGacaattgatgaaaaaaattttaagagccaagaaaagaacaagggGAACAAAATAAGAAGGACGCAGGACAGGGACAATCTAGTCTTTATCTACGCCTAACTTATATTATGTCCACGAGGTTCTTTAATTTAAACGCACAGCAGGCATTTAAGAAACTTCCCATGAAGCTTCAGAATTTCTTCACGCGGTATCCACCTTCACCGATCAGAAGCTACGCCAATAAGCCAACATTAACCAATGCACCAGATGCCAATCCGTTTCTCAGCAACATTCATCCCGTAACAAAGACATTCCATGATCCTATATATTCACTGAGAAGACAATCGGAATTGTACAAGCTTGCATACAAATTCGGAATTGTAGATCTAATGCCCTCATTGGCCAATGGAAAGAAACTGTTTGCCGAGAAATACGAATCGAAGCCCGTTCTTAGAGGTGTGTTGAGACCGAAGGGACATAAATGGGAAAGAACTTATGATGACAGAATGAAACGTCTTGAGGAAGGTATGGCCAAGGCCGATGATGTGCTTATACAGTACAGAGGATCCAAGtacaaaaagagattggaaaagagaaaggaggaCAAGAGAACGTGGTTCTAGGCAAACACTTGTCGTTTGTATATACATCTCAATGAAATCATAAATATTCTTAGACTATACTATAAACAGGGTGTGTCGGCACAAGGGTATCTTCACTTtctcaactctttcaagaGATCCTCCTCTGTGACACCTTCATTAGAGCCGGACGTTTCTTCAGTTgcgtcttcttctccttcatcttcctctagCCCTTTATTTTCCTGCCTGGCCAGACCCCCAGAAGAGGAGTTTGATCTCTTGGCTTCCATAACTCTTGTCTGTTCAACAGCATCTTCCTTCCATTTACTTAGCACTTCCATCTCTTTATCGAAACCGTATTCAACCATGGATTTTCCGTACACTGCGCCAAACATCTCTCCTTGCTCCTCTGCAACGTTTATTTCCGTCTCATCTTCGATCTTTAATCTATAATACTCATACTTGGACTGCTCAAAAGCATTCAATAGCAACTGATCctcatttttcatcaagtaAATCGTCCTTTGAACAACGGATTCTCCgtccaacttcttggtgTACTGTCTCATAGTGGACCAATCAAgtttctccaaatcaataGAATTCTCGTTCTCGATTAAGCTCTTTGGATCCGCCAATTCCCAAGGATGCTGCTTGTAGAAAAGATCCCTCAAGTCATCCTCAATAAAGTGTAACTTCTGCGGTTTAAGGAAGTTAGCAGCCATATGCTTAGGCCTTAATCGTGTCTTGTAAAATAGATCTCCTTTATTATGGCTCATGATTTTTTTCAAGGTACTaacttcctcctctttaaTCTTTCTCAACACAAGAGGTCTAATGGTTTTGGTGTGGTTTTTAACAGGTGGATGGTACGCTAGAACTCTATACCACGCCGGTTGCTTGGTGACCAATCCCGATTCTAGATACTCAGATGTCCTTTGTAACACTTCTCCAGCATTTTTAACAGCATTCATCTTTTCGCAAGATCAATGCTACTGTTCATATCAAGAGAAGTATATTTATCATCGGCTGGAATATATTCCAACTATgtgaaattttttttagtaacatccgtacacctTAAACTCAGGTAAAGAAAATGGATATGTGATTAGATACCTACTCCTCAACTTGATTCTGCCTGTACATACATCTACTGCAAACGGAACGACAATACAATTGACAAACATGCATCCATTGTGTTATACTAAAAGTGGCCTGTTCTGAGATATTTGTTCTGGTCACTCTCGACCGAACCTCTCTAACAGATGACTCacaatttctttgaaaaccACGACGCTGCACAATATTAACATCCGAAGTACCCAACATCCCTAGTCTCCCTTAACAATTACCGGGCATGACTAGATCCCTAACTAAGTTCGGCATTTCTGGTCATCTTACATTGTTACTCCACCTTATTTTCACTTCCTGGCAATGATTCACCATGATTCACCTgcattgaaaaatttcgCGCACAATATTTTGTCACCCCTCAAATGGGTACGATTTAGGATTCTTGTTTGGCACCGAGACCACTATATAAGGGCATcattttttcatttcctACCAACATTCTTGCATACTGGAATCCAAAATCTCAGTCACTTTGTTTCCTATTTATGTGGGACAAAGATTCTACAGCCCCTTCTGCTACGTCTGGGAAGCTCTCTTCTGATGACCCAGAATCAAAATTGGCTGTCACTACATCCTGTAATTCAGTGCCACAGATTCTTCCTACAGATAAGGAACTAGACAAAGTTTACCGTCATTTGGATTATAGGATAATTCCCGCATTATGGTGCCTTTACTTCCTTACTTCCTTTGGCTCTTCTGCTTACGGTAACACTCTTACCATGAACTATGAGACAAATCATTCGTTGGCAGCGTCTTTGGACTTAAAAGGACACGATCTTTCCACCGCAAGTGCTTTATACTATGTGGCTTATATTATTTTTGATCTTCCTATGAACTTGATCATGACTCAACTTTCGCCTCAAGTTTGGCTTTGCCGTATTGTGGTTACTGTCGGTGTTTGCTATCTGTGTTACTCTGCTCTTCATAATGCTTCTGGTCTTATTGCCATTAGATTCATGTCAGGCTTTGCCGGGTCTGGTACGTGGCCTGGAATGACTTACTATATATCTCTTTGGTACCCTGAGCAGAGAACCGcaagaagaattggttACTACTTCACTGCTGCTCAGCTTAgtgctgctgctgcaggCCTAGTTTCTGCGGGTTTCCAGAAAATGGATATGGTACACGGATACTTTGGCTGGAAGTGGTTGTATATTGTTTACGGTACCATTCTCATAGTAGATGGTATTTCACTTATATGGTGGCTTCCTGACAGACCTCAGTACTTGGCGGTCAATTCCAAATGGAATAGACATATCTTGCCTAAAAGATTCCAAAAGTATTTTACCCCAAAACAGCCATTATCACACGAAGAACGACAAATGCACGCTGTGGACATGAAACAAAGATATAAAAGAGTGTCTTGGGGCGTGAAAGATTTGGTTAGAGTGTTGATGGATGTCCGTACTTGGGCCCTCATCATTATGTATTTTGGAGTGGTTGGTGTTGGCTACGGCTTGGCTGTTTTTGCGACAACTTTAATCAAAGTTAATAACCCAAATCTATCTGGCATATCCATCTCTTTATTATATGCTCCCATTTGGTTGTTTGACTTTGCTTCGATCTTGATTGTCACTCCATTTGCTGATAGATACAAGCAGAAGAGATACGTTTTCTTCTGTGGTGCAGCTGTTATCATTATAGTGGGACTTTTAGTGACTACATATGCGAAAAGTTCTTGGAGTAGATGGGGAGGATTACTTATTGCTGGATTTGGCTTAGGACCGACCGTTCCTATTTGTATGACGTTAGCTTCAGAGATCATGACCAAAATCTACGGCGATGTTGGATGtgcagcagctgctgctATTGTGTCGGGCCTCGGTAATTTGGGTTCGGTGACATCTACATACGCCTTATACAGTGGATGGCCTTctgatgaaaagaatctCTACAGAAATTCAAACATGATTTTAGTGTTGATGTGTGGTGTCAGTATCATTGCATGCCTTGCTCTTACTTTGATGAGAAGTCACATGAGCGAAGAGCCAATTGAGGtgcaacagaagaaaaaacaagaacaagaacaacaaGAATAGcaataataatagaaaaagaacatCATTATTTAGATATAATTATGTAAAGTAACCAAAGACTGAAAACTATAAGCCGGTCACTGCATCACTAAAACactttctccatctttaGCAGAACTTTTCAAGGCCGCATCAATTACAGCCAAATGGTGATAAACTACTTCAGGAGTTGCAACAATAGTGGACTTATCCCCAGTAGTCAAAGCCTTACCTAAAGCAGTGAACTCAGAAAGAGGAGTTCTgtcttcaccttcaatatCTATCTCCTTTGTGTATGATTCAGAGTGAGAAGTGCTTCCACCAACCCTCAAAGTGAGATGCTCTAGGTGACCAGGGCCAAAATCAAAGGAAACACTACCATTGTCACCCATAACTTCAAAcattcctcttttttcagCATTGCCAAATGCTGAACCATAGGTAAAAGTTCCAATGAGACCGCTATCCATCTCCAACAACGAGTAGAGAATGTCATCATCTCCACTGAGCTGTCTCACCTGCTTAGTATGAGCGTTAACCTTTTTAACCTTGCCTAAAACCCCAGTAAGAAGAGCCAATTGATGGACACCACCATCAGACAAATAGCCTCCGATATGCTCTGGATGCAATCTCCATGATGTATTAAGATACTTACCGTCAAAATGGAACTGACCAGTCGATTGATAGGTAAAAGAATATATCTTTCCAATCTTAGAAATGGCTTCCTTCATGGCCGGTACAGCCTTGAGATAAGACCAGTTCTCTCCGATGGCGATAATCAAATTAGGATTTTCCTTTGTTAACCTGACGATCTCCTTCGCCTGTTTCATATTGGCGGCCACAGGTTTCTCAAAGCATAAGCTCTTCTTATGCTTGACAGCCAATCTAACAGCAGCCAAATTGTACTGAACAGGAAGTAAAGCATCTACAATGTCAACTTCCGGATCCTCGAAGGCTTCCTCCATAGAATTATAAATCTTCGAAATACCCGCCACCTTGGCAAACTTCTCTGCCTTGGCCCTGGTTCTATTGAAACATGAATAGGGGGTAAAATACTCAGATTTTAGTAGAGCAGGAAGATGCGCATCGGTGGCAAAGATACCTGTTCCAACAATTGCGACTTTAAAAGGCATTTTTCAGTTAATTCAAGTTCTCAAACAGTTTTTGATAAGAAACAAACTAAGTAGTTCAGGTTTAATAGTTTCTCCGCCACTCGCCAGTCTCATATATATCTTCGGGAAACCCCGAAACACTCGCCACATCTCTTACtaatcaaaaaaaaagaaggatgatgaaCAGCTTGTGGCGAGTGCAGATGAAACTGTTGTTTTCGGAATTATCCGACATTCTTCATGCTTACGAATTCCctcttcaagaagcttCCATTTTAGGTTTAATTAATATTCGAACCGACACCCCCTGAATTTCGCGCTGCAGCTATTTTTATCACCATTTTGTCTGAGGTCTTGGCTGCActcttattttctttctataaAACGTATTCATTTTATTTATATGGACCCTGAAAAGTCTGAGCAGCTTGGTTCACAAGAGTTTCGAGGCTCTAGCAGTACGTCTGCTCTGCTGAGAATTCGCCGTTCTCGTGGTATCATTTCTCATACATTCAGTTGGCTATCTCTAGTTTCGCTACTACTAATATATGGTTCCAGTTTGCTTCTATGGCAGGTTAATGCTTTTTACAGGAACTTTCATGAGCTACAACATCATCAgacttcattttctggCGGCATTATTCCTCACCCTCACGTTTATTCCGGTACAAAGACTCCTCTCTCATTCCAATTAGTCAGAAACGGAACCTTTTCTCCGAAATATAGAGAAATTCAATGGATCAGGACACCAAACTCACTTACAAATGATACTGGTGACTATATTTTGACCGATGACTCTGCCTATATTCTTAAAAGCGTTCAGAATTCCAAGTTTTCAAAAGTTTTGTACAGAGGTACATCCATCGAATATGAACGAAAGAGGTATTCCATCGAGGATATCGTATTCAGTGATGATCTGGAACACATTCTTATTGTTTGTGATAAAATTCATAATTGGAGGCACTCCTTTTTTGCCGCTTATTTCATCTATGACATCAAGACTTCCTCTATACAGGCTTTGTATGATCCAGATATTACACTCAACAGCAAGATAGCCTTAGCAAAGTGGTCTCCAGACTCTCTTAGCGTTGCATTTGTTTTGGAAAACAATGTCTACCTTAAGAAAATCTCAGACTTCGTTCATCCAACGCTGAAGCAGGTTACAGAAGATGGTGGTACAGATATTTTTTACGGAAAACCTGATTGGGTCTacgaagaagaggtatTTGAGAGCGATACGGCGCTTTGGTGGTCTCCTAATTCCAAATATATTTCCATGCTCAGAATTAACGATACTCAGGTGCCCATCTATCCGATTCCTTACTTTGTTCAGGATGATCAAAGCGCTAACGATTCCTATCCTGAACTTAAAGAGATCAAATATCCTAAAGCTGGATATCCCAATCCTGTAGTAGATTTTTTGGTGTATGATGTTGAAAAAAGCCTTGTTAAGTCTTTAAAACCCGAGGATAGTTTTTATCATGACTCTGAAATCCCTAATGAAACTAGGTTGATAACGGAGATGGTCTGGGTGGGTGACCAGCAAGTACTTGTGAAGACGACAAATAGAGAATCGGACGTGTTGAAGGTTTTCATTATAGAAGCTGATGGAGACAATTTGATCAGCATTTTGGCCCGTTCTGACAATGTGAAGGGTCAAAGTTGGTTCGAGATTGAGCACAATACTCTATATATTCCGAAGTCAGGCATTAGACAGGAAGATGGTTACATAGATGTGATAGATGTTGATGGATACGACCATTTGGcctatttttcaccaccaacagCCTCCGAGCCTAAAGCATTACTAACTTCAGGGCCTTGGGAAGTTGATGGAGGCGCTGCCGCATTTGACTACGTCGAAAGCAGAGTATACTATCTTTCAACAGAGAAATCGTCTGTAGAAAGACACCTCTATTCTGTGGATTTGGATGGGTCGAATAGACGCAATATCACGGATGTTTCTGAGGAAGGATGGTATTCTGTATCGTTTTCTAAGGGTTCCAGATATTTGTTATTGAACTATGATGGCCCTTATGTGCCTTACCAGAAGATTGTCGACTTGCATAATGACACGGAAGAAGTACTGGTTTCAAATACTGCTTTGAGGGATAGGTTACAATTCTATGAGGTTCCAGAAAGTGAATTTGGAGAGTTGGACCTTGGGGACGGTGTGATAGTGAACTATAAACAGACTTTCcctcttgaatttgatccCAAAAAGAAATATCCGTTACTATTCTTTGTGTATGGAGGTCCTGGATCACAATTGGTTCAGAAGACCTATAGCATGAGCTTTTCATCGATTGTGGCATCAGAATTAAATGCAGTGGTAGTGACAGTAGACGGAAGAGGAACTGGATTCAAAGGAAGGGCATTCAGAAATGTGGTGAGGGACAACTTGTCGTACTACGAGGTGCTGGACCAGATTTCAGCTGCCAAGATTTTCACAGAAAAGGAATACATAGATTCACAGAGGACAGCAATTTGGGGTTGGTCATACGGAGGATTCATGACATTGAAAACATTGGAGCAGGATGCTGGAAACGTTTTTAAATACGGTATGGCAGTGGCACCTGTGACTAATTGGAGATTCTATGATTCCATTTACACAGAGAGATATATGCATACACCACAAGAAAATGCAAATTACATGAACAGCTCGGTCCACGAGCCTGACCACTTCAAAGATGTGACACGATTCCTTCTTATGCATGGAACAGGTGATGATAACGTGCATTTTCAGAATAGCATGAAATTCTTAGATATGATGAATCAAGCTGGTGTGGAAAACTATGATGTTCACGTTTTTCCGGACAGCGACCATGCTATCAAGTATCACAACGCCAACTTGATAGTTTACGACGCCCTATTCAATTGGTTAAAGAAAGCATTCGATGGAATGTACACATGCTACGAGGCTGCTGCAACGAGATCTTTCTCTACGGAGGAATATATTGACCCCGAAGTCGACTTGTATGGATGAATTATGTACATTATGTATGATTATATCAGTTATATCTATCTGCTCCGTAAACCAACTCATGCTCAAGGTCCATTTGACCATTATCGGTAACTTCTTCGGGTCTTGGTGGCATATCAGTGTCATTTCGGCTGATATCCGTAGGGGTTTGCAAGGAACTGACCATGGAAGGATGCGATGGAGATTGAAGATACTCGAACTGTGACTGATCGTACTGTTCAGGCGATTGGAACTGTTGTGGTAGTCCTGGAGATTGattttgttgttgttgctgaaactgctgttgctgtcttttctcttcttgctgCTTTTGGTGctgctcttcttgctcCTCCTGGTAAATTCTCTCTTGCTCTTCAAGTGGCTTACGAACATACTCTCTAAAACTGGCGACTTCGTCAACaataatcttcttcattctttgcAGATCGtcgacttcttcaaaggaaaaatCAAATTTACGAGGGC
This sequence is a window from Brettanomyces nanus chromosome 3, complete sequence. Protein-coding genes within it:
- the ARG8 gene encoding acetylornithine aminotransferase (BUSCO:EOG09342EGQ) is translated as MLRFVFRPFSLLAQKRLLSTSKAVLNAALGSKSFIDSNGKYAVTTYSRPTIVLEKGKGPYLWDLEGKKYIDFFAGIAVTALGHSNPEVAKIMFDQAKTLVHSSNLYHNLWTLELSKLLVEKTKQFGGMYNASKVFLCNSGTEANEAALKFARKYGTSISSDKTEFITFENSFHGRTFGSLAVTPNPKYQKPFAPLVPGVSVATPGDISSVESLISDKTCGVIIEPIQGEGGVHPQSTEFLVALKKLCQKHKALLIYDEIQCGLGRSGKLWAHSRLPNEGHPDILTMAKALGNGYPIGATMITEDIESVLKVGDHGTTFGGNPLGARIGCYVLSQIADKEFLDNVEKKSELFKVKLNELKEKFPQHIKEVRGEGLILGVECNENPSPVVERARQLGLLVITAGGNVIRIVPALNIDDNVIIDGLKVLEKAMEEIYSNN
- a CDS encoding uncharacterized protein (BUSCO:EOG09343HWV), yielding MNAVKNAGEVLQRTSEYLESGLVTKQPAWYRVLAYHPPVKNHTKTIRPLVLRKIKEEEVSTLKKIMSHNKGDLFYKTRLRPKHMAANFLKPQKLHFIEDDLRDLFYKQHPWELADPKSLIENENSIDLEKLDWSTMRQYTKKLDGESVVQRTIYLMKNEDQLLLNAFEQSKYEYYRLKIEDETEINVAEEQGEMFGAVYGKSMVEYGFDKEMEVLSKWKEDAVEQTRVMEAKRSNSSSGGLARQENKGLEEDEGEEDATEETSGSNEGVTEEDLLKELRK
- a CDS encoding uncharacterized protein (EggNog:ENOG41) — translated: MWDKDSTAPSATSGKLSSDDPESKLAVTTSCNSVPQILPTDKELDKVYRHLDYRIIPALWCLYFLTSFGSSAYGNTLTMNYETNHSLAASLDLKGHDLSTASALYYVAYIIFDLPMNLIMTQLSPQVWLCRIVVTVGVCYLCYSALHNASGLIAIRFMSGFAGSGTWPGMTYYISLWYPEQRTARRIGYYFTAAQLSAAAAGLVSAGFQKMDMVHGYFGWKWLYIVYGTILIVDGISLIWWLPDRPQYLAVNSKWNRHILPKRFQKYFTPKQPLSHEERQMHAVDMKQRYKRVSWGVKDLVRVLMDVRTWALIIMYFGVVGVGYGLAVFATTLIKVNNPNLSGISISLLYAPIWLFDFASILIVTPFADRYKQKRYVFFCGAAVIIIVGLLVTTYAKSSWSRWGGLLIAGFGLGPTVPICMTLASEIMTKIYGDVGCAAAAAIVSGLGNLGSVTSTYALYSGWPSDEKNLYRNSNMILVLMCGVSIIACLALTLMRSHMSEEPIEVQQKKKQEQEQQE
- a CDS encoding uncharacterized protein (MEROPS:MER0000405); translation: MDPEKSEQLGSQEFRGSSSTSALLRIRRSRGIISHTFSWLSLVSLLLIYGSSLLLWQVNAFYRNFHELQHHQTSFSGGIIPHPHVYSGTKTPLSFQLVRNGTFSPKYREIQWIRTPNSLTNDTGDYILTDDSAYILKSVQNSKFSKVLYRGTSIEYERKRYSIEDIVFSDDLEHILIVCDKIHNWRHSFFAAYFIYDIKTSSIQALYDPDITLNSKIALAKWSPDSLSVAFVLENNVYLKKISDFVHPTLKQVTEDGGTDIFYGKPDWVYEEEVFESDTALWWSPNSKYISMLRINDTQVPIYPIPYFVQDDQSANDSYPELKEIKYPKAGYPNPVVDFLVYDVEKSLVKSLKPEDSFYHDSEIPNETRLITEMVWVGDQQVLVKTTNRESDVLKVFIIEADGDNLISILARSDNVKGQSWFEIEHNTLYIPKSGIRQEDGYIDVIDVDGYDHLAYFSPPTASEPKALLTSGPWEVDGGAAAFDYVESRVYYLSTEKSSVERHLYSVDLDGSNRRNITDVSEEGWYSVSFSKGSRYLLLNYDGPYVPYQKIVDLHNDTEEVLVSNTALRDRLQFYEVPESEFGELDLGDGVIVNYKQTFPLEFDPKKKYPLLFFVYGGPGSQLVQKTYSMSFSSIVASELNAVVVTVDGRGTGFKGRAFRNVVRDNLSYYEVLDQISAAKIFTEKEYIDSQRTAIWGWSYGGFMTLKTLEQDAGNVFKYGMAVAPVTNWRFYDSIYTERYMHTPQENANYMNSSVHEPDHFKDVTRFLLMHGTGDDNVHFQNSMKFLDMMNQAGVENYDVHVFPDSDHAIKYHNANLIVYDALFNWLKKAFDGMYTCYEAAATRSFSTEEYIDPEVDLYG